The following proteins come from a genomic window of Sorghum bicolor cultivar BTx623 chromosome 3, Sorghum_bicolor_NCBIv3, whole genome shotgun sequence:
- the LOC8061012 gene encoding uncharacterized protein LOC8061012, which yields MAATTSLLLCLLLAFLHGLQFHIPPVAAATTSTSHNKTESRRDARGKTLSFTLYQHETINKTGYIVVDGVAGAGVSQTTTPFGTIYVFRDDLTVHADRKSPVAGVAEGSSITTSLDGLQSLSLAKITVHHRGHRGSVSVLGGTYNTKPSDYPVVGGTGDFAYALGYVRSSPLDLRGRTVTYKMELHLYWPPYAHYAPVPHKA from the coding sequence ATGGCAGCTACAACGAGCTTGCTGCTCTGCCTGTTGCTCGCCTTTCTTCACGGCCTCCAGTTTCATATCCCTCCTGTAGCAGCTGCGACGACGTCGACGTCGCACAACAAGACCGAGAGCCGACGAGATGCGCGCGGGAAGACGCTGAGCTTCACGCTGTACCAGCACGAGACCATCAACAAGACCGGCTACATCGTGGTGGACGGCGTCGCGGGCGCGGGCGTCAGCCAGACCACCACGCCCTTCGGCACCATCTACGTCTTCCGCGACGACCTGACGGTGCACGCGGACAGGAAGTCCCCGGTGGCCGGCGTCGCGGAGGGGAGCTCCATCACCACCAGCCTCGACGGGCTGCAGAGCCTGTCGCTGGCCAAGATCACGGTCCACCACCGCGGCCACCGGGGCTCCGTCtccgtcctcggcggcacctacAACACCAAGCCATCAGACTACCCGGTGGTCGGTGGCACCGGCGACTTCGCGTACGCGCTAGGATACGTCCGGTCGTCGCCGTTGGACTTGCGGGGACGGACGGTGACGTACAAGATGGAGCTTCACTTGTACTGGCCTCCGTACGCTCACTACGCTCCGGTTCCGCATAAAGCGTGA
- the LOC8061013 gene encoding uncharacterized protein LOC8061013, producing the protein MKISKGRKKMRNKQRKSSALGSDAGCGSSLSCIVWSLVGFGLVVCFLSLKHQADSGQSHVYFSPLHATRELEDIEEDHFRLPPPHKVNPRAVKRRGPRKLPKIIDDYLEESSAVHALFFPDQRTAVDPTKGGNDSMYFYPGRVWLDTDGNSIQAHGGGIMYDHKHAKFYWYGENKDGPTYQARPKGPQRVDIIGVSCYSSKDLWSWTHEGIVLPGEPTNVTHDLHRSKVLERPKVIYNDHTEKYIMWMHIDDANYTKASVGVAVSNSPTGPFTYLYSFRPHGFESRDMTVFKDDDGTAYLFYSSRDNTELHVSPLTEDYIQITSAMKRILIRRHREAPAVFKHQGTYYMITSGCSGWAPNRALAHAAESIMGPWETLGNPCVGGNRFYRLTTFLSQSTFVLPLPGLPGTFIFMADRWSPSNLRDSRYVWLPLFIGGLADEPVDYSFGFPLWSRVSIYWHKKWRLPEDWKVGYD; encoded by the exons ATGAAGATTAGTAAGGGGAGAAAGAAGATGAGGAACAAACAGAGAAAATCATCTGCCCTCGGTTCTGATGCAGGATGTGGATCTTCTTTATCTTGTATTGTATGGAGCTTGGTGGGTTTTGGTCTTGTTGTGTGCTTCCTTTCCCTTAAACATCAAGCAGACAGTGGGCAGAGCCATGTTTACTTCAGTCCTCTACACGCGACTAGAGAATTAGAGGACATCGAGGAGGATCATTTCCGCTTGCCACCTCCTCACAAGGTGAATCCTCGTGCAGTGAAAAGGAGGGGACCTCGTAAGCTACCAAAGATTATAGATGATTATCTGGAGGAGTCTTCAGCAGTACATGCACTGTTCTTTCCTGATCAAAGGACTGCTGTGGATCCAACAAAAGGGGGAAATGATAGCATGTATTTTTATCCTGGTAGAGTGTGGCTGGACACTGATGGAAACTCCATTCAAGCCCATGGTGGTGGGATTATGTATGATCACAAGCATGCGAAATTCTATTGGTATGGAGAAAACAAAGATGGACCAACATACCAAGCTCGCCCCAAAGGGCCACAGAGG GTTGACATCATTGGGGTAAGCTGCTACTCATCGAAAGACCTGTGGTCGTGGACTCATGAAGGAATCGTGCTTCCTGGCGAGCCTACTAATGTCACCCATGACCTTCACAGATCAAAGGTGCTTGAGAGACCTAAGGTGATATATAATGATCACACTGAAAAATATATCATGTGGATGCACATCGATGATGCTAACTACACCAAAGCATCTGTTGGTGTGGCTGTGAGCAACTCTCCGACTGGACCTTTTACTTACCTTTACAGCTTCCGTCCACATGGTTTTGAGAGTAGAGACATGACAGTCTTCAAAGATGATGATGGAACGGCTTACCTCTTCTATTCTTCTCGTGACAATACTGAGCTCCACGTTAGCCCATTGACAGAAGACTATATTCAGATCACATCAGCAATGAAGAGAATACTAATAAGGCGACATCGTGAGGCTCCGGCTGTCTTCAAGCATCAAGGGACCTACTACATGATCACTTCTGGTTGCTCAGGCTGGGCTCCCAACAGGGCATTGGCACATGCTGCAGAGTCTATCATGGGCCCATGGGAGACACTGGGAAACCCTTGCGTTGGAGGCAACAGGTTTTACCGCCTAACAACATTCTTATCTCAAAGCACATTTGTGCTTCCCCTCCCTGGTTTGCCTGGTACCTTTATCTTCATGGCGGATAGGTGGAGTCCGTCAAACTTGAGAGACTCCCGGTATGTTTGGCTTCCACTGTTCATTGGAGGGCTGGCAGATGAACCTGTAGACTACAGTTTTGGTTTCCCTTTGTGGTCAAGGGTGTCAATTTATTGGCACAAGAAATGGCGCCTCCCAGAAGATTGGAAGGTGGGCTATGACTGA
- the LOC8063128 gene encoding ribosomal lysine N-methyltransferase 3, whose product MADAAAARRLRAFKRWMRAHGVVCSDALSLDVSDPLGVHVRAVTPLRDGDLVATIPRGACLTPRTTGAAAAIEAAELGGCLALAVAVMYERARGTDSPWDAYLQLLPDRESVPLVWPADEAECLLAGTELDKIVKQDREFLCEDWKECIEPLLLSGELDVDPDDFSLEKYFSAKTLVSSRSFQIDSYHGFGMVPLADLFNHKTDCEHVHFTSASDASDSDGEDADDDQSDASADDESTIENPTSSSPGSKDEDLEMIIVRDVNEGEEVYNTYGTMGNAALLHRYGFTELDNQYDIVNIDLALVTKWCTSIFSSRHTRARVSLWRNLGYSGCTSQDTEYFEIAYDGEPQLELLILLYIISLKPDVYDKLICVAHDFVSDEEHAAICNVVKFVKATSSNQNFEVNGLEKLPDVKKSLHSESICSALLSLADMRESLYGSSTLEDDEKELQACRIVNERKVYHSLVLRVSERRILHRLRKFASSGSKAKKRKHP is encoded by the exons atggccgacgccgCAGCAGCACG CCGCCTCCGCGCCTTCAAGCGGTGGATGCGCGCGCACGGCGTCGTCTGCAGCGACGCGCTCAGCCTCGACGTCTCCGATCCCCTCGGCGTCCACGTGCGCGCGGTCACGCCGCTACGCGACGGAGACCTTGTCGCCACCATCCCGCGCGGGGCGTGCCTCACCCCGCGCACCACCGGTGCCGCGGCAGCCATCGAGGCAGCCGAGCTCGGCGGATGCCTCGCGCTCGCGGTCGCCGTCATGTACGAGCGCGCACGCGGCACCGACTCGCCGTGGGATGCCTATCTCCAACTGCTTCCCGACCGCGAGTCCGTGCCGCTCGTGTGGCCCGCTGACGAGGCAGAGTGCCTACTCGCCGGCACCGAGCTAGACAAG ATAGTGAAGCAAGACAGGGAATTCCTTTGTGAGGATTGGAAAGAATGCATCGAGCCCCTCTTGTTATCTGGAGAGCTGGATGTTGACCCAGATGATTTTAGCTTGGAGAAATATTTCTCTGCAAAAACTCTTGTTTCTTCAAGGTCCTTCCAGATAGATAGCTATCATGGATTTGGAATGGTTCCATTGGCTGACCT TTTCAATCACAAGACTGATTGTGAACACGTGCATTTCACGTCTGCATCAGATGCCTCAGATTCAGATGGTGAAGATGCTGATGATGATCAAAGCGATGCTTCTGCTGATGACGAATCGACTATAGAAAATCCCACAAGTAGTTCTCCAG GTTCTAAAGATGAAGATTTGGAAATGATTATTGTTAGAGATGTCAATGAAGGGGAGGAG GTGTATAATACATATGGAACGATGGGGAATGCTGCTTTGCTTCATAGATATGGTTTCACAGAACTTGACAATCAATACGACATTGTCAACATTGATTTAGCATTGGTTACTAAGTGGTGCACATCCATATTCTCCAGTCGACATACAAGAGCAAGGGTATCGCTATGGCGCAATTTGGGTTATTCTGGTTGCACTAGCCAAGATACTGAGTACTTTGAGATTGCATATGATGGAGAGCCCCAGCTTGAACTCTTAATCCTCCTTTATATCATCAGTTTGAAACCTGATGTTTATGACAAGTTGATCTGCGTGGCTCATGATTTTGTTAGTGACGAAGAGCATGCTGCTATTTGTAATGTGGTCAAGTTTGTCAAAGCAACAAGTTCCAACCAAAATTTTGAAGTCAATGGTCTTGAGAAACTGCCTGATGTGAAGAAGTCATTGCACAGTGAGAGCATTTGTTCAGCACTTCTATCACTTGCTGACATGAGGGAGAGTCTCTATGGTTCAAGCACTTTGGAAGATGACGAGAAAGAACTTCAAGCATGCCGCATTGTCAATGAAAGGAAGGTCTATCATTCTCTTGTTCTGCGGGTGAGCGAGAGAAGGATACTTCATAGATTGAGGAAATTTGCCTCTAGTGGGTCAAAGGCCAAGAAGAGGAAGCATCCCTAG